A single window of Rana temporaria chromosome 1, aRanTem1.1, whole genome shotgun sequence DNA harbors:
- the LOC120945501 gene encoding serine/threonine-protein kinase SBK1-like, translated as MASVVHKVEGVLDRMVSSYSKGLQEVDLQEYFLKVKELGEGGYGRVLSANHRITGQKMALKIMDKNRISQRSFLQEFSISYLLSSHPNIIGCYGIAFTTIDYFVFVQELAPVGDLCSMILPHVGIPEDAVKRCAVQISNALEFMSEKGLVHMDLKPENILVFDKDCHSIKITDFGLAKVKGTVITSRCGSKFYMAPELRDITISDGLVVDGSLDVWSFGFIIYCLLTGEFPWTVATLDDEAFKRFVDWQNNFHIYNPPEAWRKIPTGIRRMFINLLAIDYMKRSKATEILKYVSECWKEDTPDVATGQEDEDPMESSSVQSEQSMASRLNTSQGSVSIPSLSYLLTTDSSVSQSEMTPEPQKDNMEEAVIIFDDEFSLHVGAEVDIEGT; from the exons ATGGCCTCCGTTGTTCATAAGGTGGAAGGAGTTCTGGACAGAATGGTCTCCTCCTATTCAAAAGGTCTACAGGAGGTAGACTTACAGGAGTACTTCCTCAAGGTGAAGGAACTTGGAGAAGGAGGCTATGGAAGAGTATTATCGGCAAACCACAGGATAACAG gtCAAAAAATGGCATTGAAGATCATGGATAAAAACAGAATCAGCCAGCGGTCTTTCCTTCAGGAGTTCAGTATTTCATACTTACTTTCTTCTCATCCCAACATCATCGGATGTTATGGCATCGCCTTCACCACCATAGATTACTTCGTCTTTGTCCAAGAACTGGCCCCTGTTGGTGATCTGTGCTCCATGATTTTACCACAT GTGGGAATTCCAGAAGATGCTGTTAAAAGGTGTGCTGTACAGATCTCCAATGCTCTCGAATTCATGTCAGAAAAAGGACTTGTTCATATGGATTTGAAGCCAGAAAACATTTTGGTGTTCGACAAGGACTGCCACTCCATCAAGATCACAGACTTTGGCCTTGCTAAGGTCAAAGGAACAGTGATAACCTCCAGGTGTGGCAGTAAATTCTACATGGCCCCAGAATTGCGTGACATAACCATCTCAGATGGACTGGTTGTAGATGGCAGCCTGGACGTGTGGTCATTTGGTTTCATCATCTACTGCCTACTCACAGGGGAGTTTCCATGGACGGTGGCCACCCTTGATGATGAAGCATTTAAACGTTTTGTTGACTGGCAAAACAATTTTCATATATACAATCCTCCTGAAGCATGGAGAAAGATTCCCACTGGAATACGAAGGATGTTTATCAATCTTTTGGCCATTGACTATATGAAGAGAAGTAAAGCTACAGAAATCCTGAAATATGTTAGTGAATGTTGGAAGGAAGACACCCCAGATGTAGCCACAGGACAAGAAGATGAGGATCCAATGGAAAGCAGTTCTGTACAATCTGAGCAATCCATGGCTTCCCGCTTGAACACCTCACAGGGTAGTGTTTCCATTCCATCTTTGTCTTACCTTTTGACGACAGACTCATCTGTATCTCAGTCTGAGATGACTCCAGAGCCACAGAAGGACAACATGGAAGAGGCAGTAATCATATTTGATGATGAATTTTCCTTACATGTTGGTGCAGAGGTAGACATTGAAGGAACATGA
- the LOC120945493 gene encoding serine/threonine-protein kinase SBK1-like: MASVVHKVEGVLDRMVSSYSKGLQEVDLQEYFLKVKELGEGGYGRVLSANHRITGQKMALKIMDKNRISQRSFLQEFSISYLLSSHPNIIGCYGIAFTTIDYFVFVQELAPVGDLCSMILPHVGIPEDAVKRCAVQISNALEFMSEKGLVHMDLKPENILVFDKDCHSIKITDFGLAKVKGTVITSRCGSKFYMAPELRDITISDGLVVDGSLDVWSFGFIIYCLLTGEFPWTVATLDDEAFKRFVDWQNNFHIYNPPEAWRKIPTGIRRMFINLLAIDYMKRSKATEILKYVSECWKEDTPDVATGQEDEDPMESSSVQSEQSMASRLNTSQGSVSIPSLSYLLTTDSSVSQSEMTPEPQKDNMEEAVIIFDDEFSLHVGAEVDIEGT, encoded by the exons ATGGCCTCCGTTGTTCATAAGGTGGAAGGAGTTCTGGACAGAATGGTCTCCTCCTATTCAAAAGGTCTACAGGAGGTAGACTTACAGGAGTACTTCCTCAAGGTGAAGGAACTTGGAGAAGGAGGCTATGGAAGAGTATTATCGGCAAACCACAGGATAACAG gtCAAAAAATGGCATTGAAGATCATGGATAAAAACAGAATCAGCCAGCGGTCTTTCCTTCAGGAGTTCAGTATTTCATACTTACTTTCTTCTCATCCCAACATCATCGGATGTTATGGCATCGCCTTCACCACCATAGATTACTTCGTCTTTGTCCAAGAACTGGCCCCTGTTGGTGATCTGTGCTCCATGATTTTACCACAT GTGGGAATTCCAGAAGATGCTGTTAAAAGGTGTGCTGTACAGATCTCCAATGCTCTCGAATTCATGTCAGAAAAAGGACTTGTTCATATGGATTTGAAGCCAGAAAACATTTTGGTGTTCGACAAGGACTGCCACTCCATCAAGATCACAGACTTTGGCCTTGCTAAGGTCAAAGGAACAGTGATAACCTCCAGGTGTGGCAGTAAATTCTACATGGCCCCAGAATTGCGTGACATAACCATCTCAGATGGACTGGTTGTAGATGGCAGCCTGGACGTGTGGTCATTTGGTTTCATCATCTACTGCCTACTCACAGGGGAGTTTCCATGGACGGTGGCCACCCTTGATGATGAAGCATTTAAACGTTTTGTTGACTGGCAAAACAATTTTCATATATACAATCCTCCTGAAGCATGGAGAAAGATTCCCACTGGAATACGAAGGATGTTTATCAATCTTTTGGCCATTGACTATATGAAGAGAAGTAAAGCTACAGAAATCCTGAAATATGTTAGTGAATGTTGGAAGGAAGACACCCCAGATGTAGCCACAGGACAAGAAGATGAGGATCCAATGGAAAGCAGTTCTGTACAATCTGAGCAATCCATGGCTTCCCGCTTGAACACCTCACAGGGTAGTGTTTCCATTCCATCTTTGTCTTACCTTTTGACCACAGACTCATCTGTATCTCAGTCTGAGATGACTCCAGAGCCACAGAAGGACAACATGGAAGAGGCAGTAATCATATTTGATGATGAATTTTCCTTACATGTTGGTGCAGAGGTAGACATTGAAGGAACATGA